In a single window of the Niabella ginsenosidivorans genome:
- a CDS encoding acyl-CoA thioesterase — MDPLSGNMNQFKKKLQIRWADLDPNGHVRHSVYYDWGAYCRIAFLTANDLSPSQMMELQVGPVIFREECVFKKEVRQEEELLIDLELVQARRNFSRWTVRHSICKEGGVLAAVITLDGAWIDTVKRKLTTPPVQVFDAYGVMPKSAAFEWLD; from the coding sequence ATGGACCCTCTATCAGGAAATATGAATCAATTTAAGAAAAAGCTGCAGATCCGCTGGGCAGATCTTGATCCTAATGGGCATGTAAGACATAGTGTTTACTATGATTGGGGCGCTTATTGCCGTATTGCGTTTCTGACGGCGAATGACTTATCTCCTTCGCAAATGATGGAATTACAGGTGGGGCCCGTAATTTTCAGGGAAGAATGCGTGTTTAAAAAGGAAGTGCGGCAGGAAGAGGAGCTGCTGATCGACCTGGAACTGGTGCAGGCAAGAAGGAATTTCAGCCGCTGGACTGTGCGGCACAGCATTTGTAAAGAAGGCGGGGTTTTGGCTGCCGTGATCACTTTAGACGGCGCCTGGATTGATACTGTAAAAAGAAAACTGACCACACCGCCGGTACAGGTTTTTGATGCTTACGGGGTAATGCCAAAATCGGCAGCTTTTGAATGGCTGGACTAA
- a CDS encoding energy transducer TonB has translation MKNTTALIILFSLLAAGEKGIANNNFNCSDTIPQAKTLSAVNYFLLFAAVDKDAAYPGGDQAWKDFLSSELNGAIPVRNGAKAGTYTIAVQFIVEPDGTVSHVKGLTHAGFGMEQEGERVIKKSKRWEPAIQNGKCVRAYRKQILTFQISKISKKRKKLSDFLFPDKT, from the coding sequence ATGAAAAATACAACTGCTTTAATTATTCTATTTTCATTATTGGCTGCTGGTGAAAAAGGAATAGCCAATAATAATTTTAATTGCAGCGACACTATTCCCCAAGCAAAAACGCTGAGCGCTGTAAATTATTTCTTACTGTTTGCCGCGGTGGACAAAGATGCTGCTTATCCCGGAGGCGATCAGGCCTGGAAAGATTTTTTGTCATCCGAACTTAACGGAGCTATACCTGTTCGTAACGGTGCAAAAGCCGGTACTTACACAATAGCGGTTCAGTTTATAGTAGAACCGGATGGAACGGTCAGCCACGTAAAAGGATTAACGCACGCAGGTTTTGGGATGGAACAGGAAGGGGAGCGCGTTATCAAAAAGTCAAAACGATGGGAACCTGCTATACAAAATGGGAAGTGCGTAAGAGCTTACAGAAAACAAATTTTAACTTTTCAGATTTCTAAGATTTCTAAAAAAAGAAAGAAGCTCTCTGATTTCCTCTTCCCGGATAAAACATGA
- a CDS encoding FKBP-type peptidyl-prolyl cis-trans isomerase gives MKSLFTIGLIGLSSFSVFAQTKAKPKQAPVKKPAAAAPAAASTLHFSNLQDSVSYALGINIAQSLKKDIGSDLNTTILVNAMKEAFNNKPQAMDDETLMRVIRTYSEKAKEKEAAGTVKEGQQFLEQNKTKPGVKTTASGLQYLVLKEGTGEKPTAADTAICNYKGSLINGTEFDNSYDRGEPLTIPVGAVIKGWTEGLQLMNKGAKYKFFIPYELAYGLRGAPPTIPGGSALIFEVELLDIKKGK, from the coding sequence ATGAAATCTCTTTTTACGATCGGGTTAATTGGTTTAAGCAGCTTTTCTGTATTTGCACAAACAAAGGCAAAACCCAAACAGGCACCGGTTAAAAAACCGGCAGCCGCCGCACCCGCAGCAGCCAGTACCCTGCACTTCAGCAACCTGCAGGATTCTGTAAGCTATGCATTAGGAATAAATATAGCCCAGTCTTTAAAAAAGGATATCGGCAGCGATCTGAACACAACCATTTTAGTAAACGCAATGAAAGAAGCGTTTAATAACAAACCCCAGGCAATGGATGATGAAACCCTGATGCGTGTAATAAGAACTTACTCAGAAAAAGCAAAAGAAAAAGAAGCGGCAGGAACCGTAAAAGAAGGGCAGCAGTTCCTGGAGCAGAACAAAACAAAACCGGGTGTAAAGACCACTGCAAGCGGCCTGCAATACCTGGTGCTGAAGGAAGGCACCGGAGAAAAGCCAACTGCTGCTGACACAGCCATCTGCAACTATAAAGGCAGTCTGATAAATGGTACCGAGTTTGATAATTCCTATGATCGCGGTGAGCCGCTGACCATACCTGTTGGCGCTGTTATCAAAGGCTGGACAGAAGGGCTCCAGCTGATGAACAAAGGCGCTAAATACAAATTCTTTATCCCCTATGAGCTTGCCTATGGTTTAAGAGGCGCCCCGCCTACCATTCCCGGCGGCAGCGCATTGATCTTTGAAGTGGAGCTGCTGGATATAAAGAAAGGCAAATAA
- a CDS encoding magnesium chelatase produces MNNIKTLGELKASGYQSRSIKEEIRQNLIKKLKAGETTFPGIVGYEDSVIPETERALLSKHNILFLGLRGQAKTRMARQMISLLDAYIPVIEGSDINDDPFNPISKYARDLIAEKGDQAPITWLSREQRYGEKLATPDVSVADLIGDIDPIKAANLKLSFADERVLHYGIIPRSNRSIFVINELPDLQARIQVSLFNILEEGDIQIRGFKLRLPLDILFVFTANPEDYTNRGSIVTPLKDRIQSQILTHYPKTLEHALEITEQEAGIHEEQKGLVQVSDLVKRLIEQVAFEARSSELVDKKSGVSARLTISALENAVSTAERRAFLNNESSTQVWISDLAGIIPSITGKVELVYEGEQEGPFQVAMNLVDKAIRSQFVRYFPNPEQLNKRRNTGKPSAQVKAEENPYKPVINWFDKGNHLNIDFNTTDQKKVQQLYQVDGLHALVKKYFSGTNELQAALLMEFVLFGLASYSMISKKLFETRVEFNDLFGSMLGSGVSDEEDPGFEENE; encoded by the coding sequence ATGAACAATATTAAAACACTAGGTGAATTAAAAGCAAGTGGCTATCAATCAAGATCCATTAAAGAAGAGATCAGGCAAAATCTTATTAAAAAATTAAAGGCAGGAGAAACCACATTTCCGGGCATTGTAGGGTATGAAGATTCCGTAATCCCGGAAACCGAACGCGCATTGCTCAGCAAGCACAACATCCTTTTCCTGGGGCTGCGCGGCCAGGCAAAAACACGTATGGCAAGGCAAATGATTTCCCTGCTGGATGCATACATTCCCGTAATAGAGGGAAGCGATATCAATGATGACCCCTTCAACCCTATTTCAAAATACGCAAGAGACCTTATTGCAGAAAAAGGAGATCAGGCACCCATTACCTGGTTAAGCCGGGAGCAGCGCTATGGTGAAAAACTGGCAACGCCTGATGTAAGCGTAGCTGATCTGATAGGAGATATTGATCCCATTAAAGCCGCCAACCTTAAACTGAGCTTTGCCGATGAGCGCGTACTGCATTATGGCATCATCCCAAGAAGCAACCGGAGCATTTTTGTTATCAATGAGCTGCCCGATCTGCAGGCGCGCATACAGGTATCCCTGTTTAACATCCTGGAAGAAGGAGACATACAGATCCGGGGCTTTAAACTGCGCCTGCCACTGGATATTTTATTTGTGTTTACCGCCAACCCGGAAGATTATACCAACCGCGGCTCTATTGTAACCCCTTTAAAAGACCGCATCCAAAGCCAGATACTGACGCATTACCCCAAAACACTGGAACATGCGCTGGAAATAACAGAACAGGAAGCCGGCATTCATGAAGAGCAAAAAGGACTGGTGCAGGTAAGCGATCTGGTAAAACGCCTTATTGAACAGGTGGCTTTTGAAGCAAGGAGCAGTGAACTGGTGGATAAAAAAAGCGGTGTCAGCGCACGTTTAACCATCTCTGCATTAGAGAATGCGGTAAGCACCGCAGAACGCAGGGCCTTTTTAAACAATGAGTCCTCCACACAGGTATGGATCTCGGATCTTGCTGGTATTATCCCTTCCATTACCGGAAAAGTAGAGCTGGTATATGAAGGCGAACAGGAAGGCCCCTTCCAGGTTGCAATGAACCTGGTGGACAAAGCCATCCGCTCACAGTTCGTCCGGTATTTTCCCAATCCGGAACAACTGAATAAAAGACGGAATACGGGAAAACCCTCGGCGCAGGTAAAGGCAGAAGAAAACCCTTATAAGCCGGTTATTAACTGGTTCGACAAAGGCAATCACCTGAATATTGATTTCAATACAACTGATCAAAAAAAGGTACAGCAATTATATCAGGTAGACGGGCTGCATGCACTGGTAAAAAAATATTTTTCAGGTACCAATGAGTTGCAGGCTGCATTGCTGATGGAATTTGTCTTATTTGGCCTGGCCTCCTACTCCATGATCAGTAAAAAGCTATTTGAAACCCGGGTAGAATTCAACGATCTTTTTGGAAGCATGCTGGGATCCGGAGTTTCAGATGAAGAAGATCCGGGATTTGAAGAAAATGAATAA
- the ahcY gene encoding adenosylhomocysteinase, protein MSTVAKSQIDFDLKYKVADISLADWGRKEIKLAEAEMPGLMSIRKEYAAAQPLKGARIAGCLHMTIQTAVLIETLVALGAEVKWSSCNIFSTQDHAAAAIAAAGIGVFAWKGQTQKEADWCIEQTLFFGGADRPLNMILDDGGDLTNMVLDTYPELIQHVKGISEETTTGVHRLYERVAKGTLPMPAINVNDSVTKSKFDNKYGCKESLVDAIRRATDVMLAGKVAVVGGYGDVGKGSAASLRGAGCRVIVTEIDPICALQAAMDGYEVKKMIDAVKEADIIVTASGCRDLITGEHFKLMKDKAIVCNIGHFDIEIDVAWLNQNYGATKDTIKPQVDIYNVDGKDIILLAEGRLVNLGCATGHPSFVMSNSFSNQTLAQIELWTNHDQYENKVYVLPKHLDEKVARLHLAKIGVELDTLTPAQAAYLGIPAEGPFKPELYRY, encoded by the coding sequence ATGTCAACAGTTGCAAAATCACAGATCGACTTTGATCTCAAATACAAAGTAGCCGACATCAGTCTTGCTGATTGGGGCCGTAAGGAAATAAAACTGGCAGAAGCAGAAATGCCGGGATTAATGAGCATCCGTAAAGAATACGCTGCTGCGCAACCCTTAAAAGGAGCCCGCATTGCAGGATGCCTGCACATGACCATTCAAACAGCAGTGCTCATTGAAACACTGGTAGCCCTGGGCGCCGAAGTAAAATGGAGCTCCTGCAACATTTTTTCTACACAGGATCATGCCGCAGCAGCCATAGCCGCTGCCGGTATTGGCGTATTTGCCTGGAAAGGGCAGACCCAAAAGGAAGCCGACTGGTGCATTGAGCAGACCTTATTCTTTGGCGGCGCAGACCGTCCTTTAAATATGATCCTTGATGACGGAGGTGATCTGACCAATATGGTACTGGATACCTATCCCGAATTGATCCAGCACGTAAAGGGGATCAGCGAGGAAACCACAACCGGTGTGCACCGCCTGTATGAAAGAGTGGCTAAAGGCACTTTGCCCATGCCTGCCATTAATGTAAATGATTCCGTTACCAAATCCAAGTTTGATAATAAATACGGCTGTAAAGAATCGCTGGTAGATGCCATCCGCCGGGCTACTGATGTTATGTTAGCCGGTAAGGTGGCTGTTGTAGGAGGCTACGGAGATGTAGGCAAAGGTTCTGCAGCTTCTTTAAGAGGTGCCGGCTGCCGGGTAATCGTTACTGAAATCGACCCGATCTGCGCATTACAGGCAGCAATGGACGGTTATGAAGTAAAGAAAATGATTGACGCTGTTAAAGAGGCGGATATTATCGTTACCGCAAGCGGTTGCCGCGACCTGATCACCGGAGAACATTTCAAACTGATGAAAGATAAAGCCATTGTTTGTAACATCGGGCATTTTGATATCGAAATTGATGTAGCATGGCTGAATCAAAACTATGGTGCCACAAAAGATACCATTAAGCCACAGGTAGATATTTATAATGTAGATGGTAAGGACATCATTCTTCTGGCAGAAGGGCGCCTGGTAAACCTGGGTTGTGCTACCGGCCACCCCAGTTTTGTAATGAGCAACTCATTCTCTAACCAGACCCTGGCTCAGATTGAATTGTGGACCAACCATGATCAATATGAGAATAAGGTATATGTGCTGCCCAAGCACCTGGATGAAAAAGTAGCGCGTTTACACCTTGCAAAGATTGGTGTGGAGCTGGATACCTTAACCCCGGCACAGGCAGCTTATTTAGGCATCCCCGCAGAAGGGCCGTTTAAGCCGGAACTGTACAGGTACTAA
- a CDS encoding Lrp/AsnC family transcriptional regulator, whose product MPKSKIPKAENAAGILLDPKDLAILKLLQDNARIAVKDIAAKIHLSPTPVHERIKRLEESGIIRQYATLLDPQKLNKGLMVICYVSLRQHDKKAGLRFIQAINGLNEVVECYSISGEFDFMLKVLAKDMAGFYDFHVNRLSQVENLGHVQSIFVMGVVKETHLLL is encoded by the coding sequence ATGCCTAAATCAAAAATCCCTAAAGCAGAAAATGCTGCGGGTATTCTCCTGGATCCAAAGGATCTTGCTATTTTAAAATTGTTACAGGATAATGCCCGGATTGCCGTTAAAGATATAGCGGCAAAGATCCATTTAAGCCCGACGCCTGTGCATGAACGTATTAAGCGGCTGGAAGAGTCCGGCATCATCCGGCAGTACGCCACGCTGCTGGACCCGCAGAAGCTGAACAAGGGGCTAATGGTGATCTGTTATGTTTCATTGCGGCAGCATGATAAAAAAGCAGGGTTAAGGTTTATTCAGGCGATCAACGGATTGAATGAAGTAGTTGAATGTTACAGTATTTCAGGTGAGTTTGATTTTATGCTGAAAGTGCTGGCAAAGGATATGGCCGGCTTCTATGACTTTCATGTGAACCGGCTGAGCCAGGTAGAAAACCTGGGTCATGTGCAAAGCATTTTTGTAATGGGGGTAGTAAAGGAAACGCATTTGTTATTATGA